Proteins encoded within one genomic window of Anas platyrhynchos isolate ZD024472 breed Pekin duck chromosome 28, IASCAAS_PekinDuck_T2T, whole genome shotgun sequence:
- the LOC119714012 gene encoding olfactory receptor 4D1-like gives MELENCTTTVKNIFFVGFTESAMLQYVLFATFLIIYTMTWLGNVTIITTVIIDQELHKPMYFFLGNLALIDLSESSVTLPKMLWDFLSEYKSISFGGCIAQIFFFHFTGGAVVVILTVMTLDRYVAVHKPLQYLNIMNHNVCLGLVAGAWIGGFVHSIVQVALIIQLPFCGPNLLDNFYCDFPQVIKLACTDIYAVELLMVSNSGLLMILIFIVLIVSHVVILVKIRAHITQGKHKAFSTCGAQVAVVSIHFVPCIFIYAWPFKKFVADKAMSSLYTIITPMLNPIIYTLRNTEMKNAIKKFLNNVFLRMRNSQLSFLS, from the coding sequence ATGGAGCTGGAGAATTGCACCAccactgtgaaaaatattttctttgttggtTTTACTGAAAGTGCCATGTTACAGTATGTACTTTTTGCAACTTTCCTCATAATTTACACAATGACTTGGCTTGGAAATGTCACCATCATCACCACAGTAATCATAGATCAAGAGCTTCACAAGCCTATGTACTTTTTTCTAGGAAATTTAGCCCTCATAGACCTCAGCGAATCCTCAGTGACTCTGCCCAAGATGCTATGGGACTTCCTGTCTGAGTATAAGTCCATTAGTTTTGGAGGATGCATTGcacagattttcttcttccatttcacAGGAGGTGCTGTGGTTGTCATCCTCACAGTGATGACTCTGGATCGGTATGTGGCTGTTCATAAACCTTTGCAGTACTTAAATATCATGAATCACAATGTTTGCCTTGGCCTGGTTGCAGGAGCATGGATAGGGGGATTTGTTCATTCTATTGTGCAGGTAGCACTGATCATTCAGTTGCCATTCTGTGGACCAAATTTACTAGACAATTTCTACTGTGATTTCCCACAGGTAATCAAACTAGCCTGTACAGATATCTATGCGGTTGAGTTGCTCATGGTTTCCAACAGCGGACTGCTTATGATCCTCATATTTATTGTCCTGATTGTGTCACATGTTGTCATCTTGGTCAAAATCAGGGCACATATCACACAAGGgaagcacaaagccttttccacttgtGGAGCCCAAGTTGCAGTGGTGAGCATCCATTTTGTACCCTGCATCTTCATCTATGCATGGCCATTCAAAAAGTTTGTGGCGGACAAAGCCATGTCGTCTCTTTATACTATCATCACCCCAATGCTGAATCCCATAATCTACACATTAAGGAACACAGAGATGAAGAATGCCATCAAGAAATTTCTCAACAATGTCTTTCTCAGAATGAGAAATTCACAACTGTCATTCCTTTCTTAg
- the LOC119714101 gene encoding olfactory receptor 4N2-like: MEYENNTVVKEFVLLGFSQTHKVQMILFFFFLLFYMIILPGNVLIILTIQGESQLGTPMYFFLANLAFLDICYCCVTPPKMLADFFSHQKTICYNACMAQLFFLHFLGAAEAFLLVAMAYDRYVAICKPFHYTRLVNRAVCYVLVGASWAGGFIHGITLFALTIALPFCGPNILDNFFCDVHQLVKLACADTHTVELLIFLNNGVVIVMCSALLLISYAVLLLKLRTQPSKAKNKIASTCVSHIIVVFVMCGPAMYIYVLPFRAVPMEKVVALFHTVIFPLTNPIIYTLCNKEIRSSVNNLVGKKKKEKEKNKKKKKGEKTESKSKSLML, from the exons ATGGAGTATGAGAACAACACAGTAGTTAAAGAGTTTGTTCTGTTAGGATTTTCTCAAACCCACAAAGTCCAGAtgattctcttcttcttcttcctgctgttcTATATGATAATTCTCCCAGGCAACGTGCTTATCATTCTCACAATTCAAGGAGAGTCCCAACTGGGAACAcccatgtattttttcctggcCAATTTGGCATTCTTGGACATCTGTTACTGTTGCGTGACCCCACCTAAAATGTTGGCTGACTTTTTCTCACACCAGAAGACAATCTGCTACAATGCTTGCATGGCccagcttttcttcctccactTCCTGGGAGCAGCTGAAGCTTTCCTGCTCGTGGCCATGGCCTATGACCGTTATGTAGCCATTTGCAAACCTTTTCACTACACCAGGCTTGTGAACAGGGCAGTATGCTATGTCCTGGTTGGAGCTTCATGGGCAGGGGGCTTCATCCATGGCATCACTCTATTTGCTCTTACCATTGCTCTCCCCTTCTGTGGCCCCAACATCCTGGACAACTTCTTCTGTGATGTCCATCAGCTGGTTAAATTGGCCTGTGCTGATACTCACACAGTGGAACTTTTGATATTTCTCAACAATGGAGTTGTCATTGTCATGTGTTCTGCACTTCTGCTCATCTCCTACgctgtcctgctgctgaagCTCCGGACACAGCCCTCCAAGGCAAAGAACAAAATTGCCTCCACCTGTGTTTCCCACATCATTGTGGTTTTTGTCATGTGTGGCCCAGCTATGTATATCTATGTCTTACCCTTCCGAGCTGTCCCAATGGAAAAGGTTGTTGCTCTTTTCCATACAGTCATCTTCCCCCTGACTAATCCCATAATCTATACCCTGTGTAACAAGGAGATCAGAAGCTCAGT aaataaTCTGGTAGGT
- the LOC119714013 gene encoding olfactory receptor 10A7-like, which translates to MKSAERPELGNHTLLTEFVLSGLSNHPELQNLLFFTFCLIYTFTITGNLLFFIATVHPNLHMPMYFFLRVLSFLDVSTASIVVPKMLVNFLSEERRISYVGCATQLYFVIFLGATECYLLAAMAYDRYVAICNPLRYAIIMNSRACFFLVLLSCASGNVVSVVQTVWVFTLPFCGPNKINYFFCDIPPIIMLSCTDTSFYEKQTITATVLVIFTPFCLILVSYACIISSILKISSAEGRCKTFSTCFSHLIVVTLYYGSGTLIYLQPKSSNSQDTKKIIALFYTVIIPTLNPLIYSLRNKEVKGALVKIIAELSKI; encoded by the coding sequence ATGAAGTCAGCAGAAAGACCAGAACTAGGAAACCATACTCTTCTGACAGAATTTGTCCTCTCTGGATTGTCCAACCACCCAGAACTGCAGAACCTGCTGTTCTTCACATTCTGCTTGATTTATACATTCACTATCACTGGAAATCTTCTCTTCTTCATTGCCACAGTGCATCCCAACCTCCACAtgcccatgtacttcttcctccggGTCTTATCCTTCCTGGATGTTTCTACAGCATCCATTGTTGTTCCCAAGATGTTAGTAAACTTCCTgtcagaggagaggagaattTCCTACGTGGGCTGTGCCACACAACTCTACTTTGTGATTTTCTTAGGAGCTACCGAATGCTACCTGTTGGCAGCCATGGCCTATGACCGTTATGTGGCCATATGCAACCCCCTTAGATATGCAATCATCATGAACAGCAGAGCTTGTTTTTTCCTAGTCCTGCTGTCATGTGCTAGTGGTAATGTTGTGTCTGTGGTGCAGACAGTTTGGGTGTTCACATTGCCATTTTGTGGGCCCAACAAGATTAACTACTTCTTCTGTGATATTCCCCCAATCATTATGCTCTCCTGCACTGACACCTCCTTCTATGAGAAGCAGACAATTACAGCCACAGTGCTGGTCATCTTTACACCATTTTGTCTCATCCTGGTATCCTATGCCTGCATCATCTCCAGCATTCTGAAGAtttcctctgcagagggaaGATGCAAGACTTTCTCCACCTGTTTTTCACACCTTATTGTTGTAACACTATATTATGGTAGTGGGACCTTGATTTACTTACAGCCCAAGTCCAGTAATTCACAAGACACTAAGAAAATCATAGCTCTCTTTTACACGGTCATAATTCCTACATTAAATCCCTTGATTTACAGCCTGAGGAACAAAGAAGTGAAAGGAGCACTAGTCAAAATTATAGCTGAGCTGAGTAAGATATAA